A region of Lycium barbarum isolate Lr01 chromosome 1, ASM1917538v2, whole genome shotgun sequence DNA encodes the following proteins:
- the LOC132610505 gene encoding uncharacterized protein LOC132610505 produces the protein MYVHECYTVEQYMKSYNPSILPIVSFEQWPKTGIEPPLPPIYKTQPGRPTKPRKRGVDETTQKESDSRKLTLLKASRKGKKKKCGSCGRLGHNSIKCPILMGSNHSEVQQQQVHQEVEKEGPSAPGNATEVSSTIFESAASMHSNSSFVTEQIVNQLNQPKVPQQQLRSSAFILEEIGEHSREDTRSLFIERMGKQYVPLSRLQEALSQSSKRVRSGQSCFSDI, from the exons ATGTATGTTCATGAATGCTACACAGTTGAGCAGTACATGAAGAGTTATAATCCATCTATCTTGCCAATTGTTAGCTTTGAGCAATGGCCTAAGACAGGGATTGAACCACCACTGCCACCCATATACAAAACACAACCAGGTAGACCAACAAAACCAAGAAAGAGAGGGGTTGATGAGACAACTCAAAAAGAATCAGATTCCAGAAAGCTTACCTTGTTAAAAGCatcaagaaaaggaaagaaaaagaagtgCGGATCATGTGGAAGATtagggcataatagcataaaatgCCCTATTCTTATGGGAAGCAACCACTCTGAAGTTCAACAGCAACAAGTTCATCAGGAAGTCGAAAAGGAAGGCCCTTCTGCACCTGGTAATGCAACAGAA GTTTCAAGCACCATTTTTGAGAGTGCAGCATCAATGCATTCCAATTCCTCATTTGTAACTGAACAAATA GTCAATCAACTTAACCAGCCAAAGGTACCTCAACAACAATTGAGAAGTTCTGCATTCATTTTAGAAGAAATTGGTGAGCATTCCAGAGAAGATACAAGGTCACTCTTCATCGAGAGAATGGGAAAACAATACGTCCCACTGTCAAGATTACAAGAAGCGCTTTCTCAAAGTAGCAAGAGAGTAAGAAGTGGCCAATCATGCTTTAGCGACATTTAA
- the LOC132633208 gene encoding uncharacterized protein LOC132633208, protein MRVMPQVKNFSHFVTDYSLEEDDMIFDKNIDSTVEWVGFNVKSRDNQVKRKTMELGVASNMLAMFPNDTQGDDCATSDEELMSLHGDSDDENPKRSAVFNPARDLEDPKFKLAPNMIFSNSKEFKWAVEVHAVLQKKDIKFKKNESTRSRAICEVSSCKWFIFASKANQDEPFNIKTIGLDHSCGNQRGNKTTDSGFLAKKYVEEFRINPSWGVKEFQTHVMRAHNCTIIKNQAYMAKRKALDLIKGTKEEQFDMLWDYCAELRRSNPGTTCILKLDENPKTMVNGRKRFLRFYICFAACKQGFLAGCRPIIGVDGCHLKGHQKGKGGGGGGGY, encoded by the coding sequence ATGAGAGTGATGCCACAAGTGAAGAATTTCAGTCATTTCGTGACTGATTATTCATTGGAAGAAGATGACATGATTTTTGATAAAAACATCGACTCTACTGTAGAGTGGGTTGGTTTTAATGTGAAAAGTAGAGATAACCAAGTTAAAAGAAAAACCATGGAGCTTGGAGTTGCTTCAAACATGCTGGCTATGTTTCCCAACGACACTCAAGGAGATGATTGTGCTACATCAGACGAGGAATTAATGAGTTTACATGGAGATTCTGATGATGAAAATCCTAAAAGATCCGCTGTTTTTAATCCAGCTAGGGATTTGGAGGATCCAAAATTTAAGCTTGCACCTAATATGATATTCAGTAATAGCAAAGAATTCAAGTGGGCAGTTGAGGTACATGCTGTGTTACAAAAAAAAGACATCAAGTTTAAAAAGAACGAAAGTACGAGGTCCAGGGCAATTTGTGAGGTGTCAAGCTGCAAATGGTTCATATTTGCTTCAAAGGCTAATCAAGATGAACCTTTCAACATCAAGACAATAGGCCTTGACCATTCTTGTGGCAATCAGAGAGGTAACAAGACTACTGACTCTGGATTTTTAGCTAAGAAGTACGTAGAAGAGTTTAGAATAAATCCAAGTTGGGGTGTGAAAGAATTTCAAACTCATGTCATGAGGGCCCATAATTGCACCATTATTAAAAATCAAGCTTATATGGCAAAGAGGAAGGCATTAGATCTAATCAAAGGGACTAAAGAAGAGCAATTTGATATGTTGTGGGATTACTGTGCTGAGCTAAGGAGGAGTAATCCAGGGACTACATGCATTTTGAAGTTGGATGAAAATCCAAAAACAATGGTCAATGGTAGAAAAAGATTTTTAAGATTCTATATATGTTTTGCAGCTTGCAAGCAGGGGTTCTTAGCTGGATGTCGACCCATAATAGGGGTTGATGGATGTCATTTGAAAGGACACCAAaaggggaagggggggggggggggggggggctattgA